A window of Saccharomyces paradoxus chromosome XIII, complete sequence contains these coding sequences:
- the YPK2 gene encoding putative protein kinase YPK2 (Protein kinase similar to serine/threonine protein kinase Ypk1p~similar to YMR104C): MHSWRISKFKLGKSKEDDGNSEDENEKSWGNGLFHFHHGEKHHDGSPKNHNDEREHHIRKINTNETLPTSLSSPKLRNDASFKNPSGGENDNSDAFERKGSQSSTEAKIQSSESGLMTVKVYSGKDFTLPFPITSNATILQKLLSSGVLSSSPDKASEIATIMQQLPRYKRVDQDSAEEGLVDRAFATKFIPSTILLPGSANSSPLLYFTIEFDNSITTISPDMGTMEQPIFNKISTFDVTRKLNFLKIDVFARIPSLLLPSKNWQQEIGEQDEALKEILKKINTNRDIHLDSFHLPLNLKIDSAAQIRLYNHHWISLERGYGKLNITVDYKPSKNKPLSIDDFDLLKVIGRGSFGKVMQVRKKDTQKIYALKALRKAYIVSKSEVTHTLAERTVLARVDCPFIVPLKFSFQSPEKLYLVLAFINGGELFYHLQHEGRFSLARSRFYIAELLCALDSLHKLDVIYRDLKPENILLDYQGHIALCDFGLCKLNMKDNDKTDTFCGTPEYLAPEILLGQGYTKTVDWWTLGILLYEMMTGLPPYYDENVPVMYKKILQQPLLFPDGFDPAAKDLLIGLLSRDPNRRLGVNGTDEIRNHPFFKDISWKKLLLKGYIPPYKPLVKSEVDTANFDQEFTKEKPIDSVVDEYLSASIQKQFGGWTYIGDEQLGDSLSQGRSLS, from the coding sequence ATGCATTCGTGGCGAATATCTAAGTTCAAATTGGGGAAATCCAAAGAGGATGATGGAAATAGTGAAgacgaaaatgaaaaatcgTGGGGTAATGGTCTCTTTCATTTCCACCATGGAGAAAAGCATCACGACGGTAGCCCAAAGAACCACAACGATGAACGCGAACACCATATAAGAAAGATCAACACAAATGAAACTCTGCCCACTTCTTTAAGTTCTCCAAAATTACGTAATGATGCATCCTTCAAGAACCCATCGGGAGGGGAAAATGACAATTCTGACGCTTTCGAAAGGAAAGGTAGTCAATCGTCTACAGAGGCGAAGATACAGAGCTCAGAATCCGGATTGATGACGGTAAAAGTGTATTCTGGTAAAGACTTTACTCTTCCCTTCCCAATCACCTCTAATGCTACTATTTTGCAAAAACTACTAAGTTCTGGTGTCCTTAGCTCATCGCCCGATAAAGCCTCGGAAATTGCAACCATAATGCAACAGTTGCCACGTTACAAGAGAGTAGACCAAGATTCAGCAGAGGAAGGTTTGGTAGATAGAGCTTTTGCTACCAAATTCATTCCCTCAACTATATTATTACCTGGATCAGCAAATTCAAGCCCGTTGCTTTATTTTACGATCGAATTTGATAACTCCATTACTACTATTAGCCCTGATATGGGGACGATGGAGCAACCAATatttaataaaatatcGACATTTGAtgtaacaagaaaattgaattttttaaaaatcgATGTTTTTGCAAGAATTCCATCTTTACTTTTACCCTCTAAAAACTGGCAACAGGAGATCGGGGAACAAGATGAAGCACTAAAagagattttgaaaaaaattaatacAAATCGGGATATCCATTTGGACTCCTTCCATTTACCattaaatttgaaaatcgATTCTGCAGCCCAAATAAGACTATACAATCACCATTGGATTTCTTTAGAGAGAGGATATGGTAAATTGAATATAACTGTGGACTACAAACCTTCTAAAAACAAACCTCTCTCCATTGACGACTTTGATCTGTTGAAGGTTATCGGAAGGGGTTCGTTCGGCAAAGTGATGCAAGTAAGGAAAAAGGATACACAAAAGATCTACGCTTTGAAAGCGTTGAGAAAGGCATATATCGTGTCGAAAAGTGAAGTGACGCATACTTTAGCGGAGAGGACAGTCCTAGCAAGAGTCGACTGCCCGTTTATTGTTCCACTGAagttctcttttcaatCTCCGGAGAAGTTGTACCTAGTACTGGCTTTTATCAATGGCGGTGAACTCTTCTACCACTTACAACACGAAGGACGATTCAGTCTAGCACGGTCCCGGTTTTATATTGCAGAACTGTTGTGTGCTCTCGATTCATTACACAAGCTTGACGTCATTTATCGTGACCTGAAGCCGGAGAACATTCTATTGGATTACCAAGGACATATTGCACTGTGCGATTTTGGACTTTGCAAGCTGAATATGAAAGATAACGATAAAACAGATACTTTCTGTGGTACTCCCGAATATTTGGCACCAGAAATCTTGTTGGGGCAGGGCTATACTAAAACCGTTGACTGGTGGACATTAggtattttattatatgAGATGATGACAGGGTTACCGCCATACTATGATGAAAACGTCCCTGTGATGTACAAGAAAATTCTGCAGCAGCCATTACTATTTCCTGATGGATTTGATCCTGCGGCTAAAGATTTATTAATCGGTCTCTTAAGCAGAGACCCAAATAGAAGACTCGGCGTTAACGGCACAGATGAAATCCGTAACCATCccttcttcaaagatatCTCATGGAAAAAGCTACTTCTGAAGGGCTACATTCCGCCTTATAAGCCACTTGTTAAGAGCGAAGTAGATACTGCAAATTTTGACCAAGAGTTCACTAAGGAAAAGCCAATCGACAGTGTAGTGGACGAGTACTTAAGCGCAAGTATTCAAAAGCAATTTGGTGGCTGGACGTATATTGGTGACGAACAGTTGGGTGACTCCCTTTCGCAGGGGAGAAGCCTTAGTTAG
- the PGM2 gene encoding phosphoglucomutase PGM2 (Phosphoglucomutase~similar to YMR105C), with product MSFQIETVPTKPYEDQKPGTSGLRKKTKVFKDQPNYTENFIQSIMEAIPEGSKGATLVVGGDGRYYNDVILHKIAAIGAANGIKKLVIGQHGLLSTPAASHIMRTYEEKCTGGIILTASHNPGGPENDMGIKYNLSNGGPAPESVTNAIWDISKKLTSYKIIKDFPELDLGTIGKNKKYGPLLVDIIDITKDYVDFLKKIFDFNLIKKFIDNQRSTKNWKLLFDSMNGVTGPYGKAIFVDEFGLPADEVLQNWHPSPDFGGMHPDPNLTYASSLVKRVDREKIEFGAASDGDGDRNMIYGYGPSFVSPGDSVAIIAEYAAEIPYFAKQGIYGLARSFPTSGAIDRVAKAHGLNCYEVPTGWKFFCALFDAKKLSICGEESFGTGSNHVREKDGVWAIMAWLNILAIYNKHHPENEASIKTIQNEFWAKYGRTFFTRYDFEKVETGKANKIVDQLRAYVTKSGVINSAFPADESLKVTDCGDFSYTDLDGSVSDHQGLYVKLSNGARFVLRLSGTGSSGATIRLYIEKYCDDKSQYHKTAEEYLKPIINSVIKFLNFKQVLGTEEPTVRT from the coding sequence ATGTCATTTCAAATCGAAACGGTTCCCACTAAACCATATGAAGATCAGAAGCCCGGTACCTCTGGTTTGCGTAAGAAGACAAAGGTCTTCAAAGACCAACCTAACTACACggaaaatttcattcaGTCGATCATGGAAGCTATTCCAGAGGGTTCTAAAGGTGCCACTCTTGTTGTCGGTGGTGATGGGCGTTACTACAACGATGTCATTCTTCATAAGATTGCTGCTATCGGCGCTGCCAACGGtattaaaaaattggtcATTGGCCAACATGGTCTTCTGTCTACACCAGCCGCTTCCCACATCATGAGAACGTATGAGGAGAAGTGTACTGGTGGTATTATCTTAACTGCCTCACATAATCCAGGTGGTCCAGAAAATGACATGGGTATTAAGTACAATTTATCCAATGGGGGTCCTGCTCCTGAGTCCGTCACAAATGCTATTTGGGACATTTCCAAAAAGCTAACCAGTTATAAGATTATCAAAGACTTCCCAGAACTAGACTTGGGTACGATAGGTAAGAACAAGAAGTACGGTCCATTACTGGTTGACATTATTGATATTACAAAAGATTATGTtgatttcttgaagaaaattttcgatTTCAACttaatcaaaaaatttattgataatCAACGCTCTACTAAGAATTGGAAGTTATTGTTTGATAGTATGAACGGTGTGACTGGACCATACGGTAAGGCTATTTTCGTTGACGAATTCGGTTTACCAGCGGATGAGGTTCTACAAAACTGGCATCCTTCTCCAGATTTTGGTGGTATGCATCCAGATCCAAACCTAACGTATGCCAGTTCATTAGTTAAAAGAGTAGATCGCGAAAAGATTGAGTTTGGTGCTGCTTCTGATGGTGACGGTGATAGAAATATGATTTACGGTTATGGCCCATCTTTCGTCTCTCCAGGTGACTCCGTCGCAATTATCGCTGAATACGCTGCTGAAATTCCATATTTTGCCAAGCAAGGTATATATGGTTTGGCCCGTTCATTCCCTACGTCAGGAGCCATTGACCGTGTTGCCAAGGCCCACGGTCTAAATTGTTACGAAGTTCCAACGGgctggaaatttttctgtgCCTTGTTCGACGCTAAGAAATTATCTATCTGTGGTGAAGAATCATTTGGTACTGGTTCTAACCACGTAAGAGAAAAGGACGGTGTTTGGGCCATCATGGCATGGTTGAACATTTTGGCCATTTACAACAAGCATCATCCAGAGAACGAAGCTTCTATCAAGACGATACAGAACGAATTCTGGGCCAAGTATGGCCGTACTTTCTTCACTCGTTATGATTTTGAGAAAGTTGAAACAGGAAAAGCTAACAAGATTGTCGACCAATTGAGAGCTTATGTTACCAAATCCGGTGTGATCAATTCTGCCTTCCCAGCCGATGAATCTCTCAAAGTCACTGACTGTGGGGATTTTTCATACACTGATTTGGACGGTTCTGTTTCTGACCATCAAGGTTTATACGTCAAGCTATCTAATGGTGCAAGATTCGTCTTAAGGTTGTCCGGTACAGGTTCTTCAGGCGCTACCATTAGATTGTACATTGAAAAGTATTGTGACGATAAATCCCAATACCATAAGACTGCTGAAGAATACTTGAAGCCAATTATAAACTCGGTCAtcaagtttttgaatttcaagcAGGTTTTAGGAACTGAGGAACCAACTGTTCGTACTTAA
- the YKU80 gene encoding ATP-dependent DNA helicase YKU80 (Subunit of the telomeric Ku complex (Yku70p-Yku80p)~similar to YMR106C): MSSESTTFIVDVSPSMMKNDNVSKSMAYLEYTLLNKSKKSRKTDWISCYLANCPVSENSQEIPNVFQIQSFLAPVTTTATIGFIKHLKQYCDQHSHDSPVEGLQSMIQCLLVASLDIKQQFQARKILKQIVVFTDNLDELDITDEEIDVLTEELKTRIILVDCGENTRDERKKSNWLKLVEAIPNSRVYNINELLVEITSPATSVVKPIRVFSGELRFGADILSTQTSNPSGSVQDENCLCIKVEAFPATKAVSGLNRKTVVEVEDSQKKERYVGVKSIIEYEIHNEGNKKNVNEDDKSESSYIPVTISKDSVTKAYRYGADYVVLPSILVDQTVYESFPGLDLRGFLDREALPRYFLTSESSFITADTRLGCLSDSMAFSALVDVMLENRKIAVARYVSKKDSEVNMCALCPVLIGHSNINSEKKFVKSLTLCRLPFAEDERVTDFPKLLNRTTTSGAPLKKETDGHQIDDLMEQFVDSMDTDELPEIPLGNYYQPIGEVTTDTTLPLPSLNKEQEANKRDPLRIPTVFIYRQQQVLLEWIHQLMINDSKEFEIPELPDSLKNKISPYMHKRFDSAKLVELLQIKKVDKLKLASELRTELEREKIPDLETLLRRGEQHSKGPKHE, encoded by the coding sequence ATGTCAAGCGAGTCAACAACTTTCATCGTGGATGTGTCACCatcaatgatgaaaaatgataatgtTTCCAAATCTATGGCGTATCTAGAGTACACTTTATTAAACAaatctaaaaaaagtagGAAAACAGATTGGATAAGCTGTTATCTCGCTAATTGTCCTGTATCTGAAAATTCCCAGGAAATACCAAATGTGTTCCAAATACAGTCCTTTTTGGCTCCTGTTACCACAACGGCCACCATTGGGTTTATAAAACACCTGAAACAATATTGTGATCAGCACAGTCATGATAGTCCAGTTGAAGGCTTGCAATCAATGATTCAATGCCTGTTGGTTGCCTCATTAGACATTaaacaacaatttcaagcaagaaaaattctaaaaCAAATTGTTGTGTTTACAGATAATCTAGATGAACTGGATATtactgatgaagaaatagaTGTGCTAACGGAAGAATTAAAAACAAGAATCATTTTGGTTGATTGCGGCGAAAATACGAGagatgaaagaaaaaaatcgaaCTGGTTGAAGTTAGTCGAAGCGATACCGAATTCAAGAGTCTACAATATAAATGAACTTCTTGTTGAAATCACTTCCCCAGCAACATCTGTCGTTAAGCCAATAAGAGTATTCTCAGGCGAGCTTAGATTTGGAGCAGATATATTATCAACGCAAACGTCAAATCCTAGCGGTAGCGTGCAAGATGAAAATTGCTTATGCATCAAAGTAGAGGCATTTCCTGCTACGAAAGCAGTTTCAGGCTTAAATAGGAAAACCGTTGTTGAGGTTGAAGATTCccagaagaaagaaaggtATGTAGGAGTCAAATCTATAATCGAATATGAAATTCACAACGAAggaaataagaaaaatgtcaatGAAGACGACAAGTCCGAGTCCTCTTATATTCCTGTGACCATCTCCAAGGACTCTGTAACGAAGGCATACCGTTATGGTGCAGATTACGTTGTGCTACCGTCCATTCTAGTCGACCAAACTGTATATGAATCCTTTCCCGGGTTGGATTTAAGAGGATTTTTGGATAGAGAAGCTCTTCCAAGGTACTTTTTGACGTCGGAATCTTCCTTCATTACCGCAGATACAAGACTTGGTTGTCTATCTGACTCCATGGCCTTCAGTGCCCTAGTGGACGTTATGCTAGAGAATAGGAAAATTGCCGTTGCAAGATACGTGAGCAAGAAAGACAGTGAAGTGAATATGTGCGCATTGTGTCCCGTTCTAATTGGGCACAGTAACATTAATTCCGAGAAGAAATTTGTTAAGAGCCTTACCTTGTGTAGATTACCATTTGCGGAAGACGAAAGGGTAACCGATTTCCCAAAACTTTTGAATAGAACAACTACATCCGGAGCGCCGctaaaaaaggaaacagaCGGGCATCAAATCGATGACCTTATGGAACAATTTGTAGATTCAATGGATACAGATGAGCTACCAGAGATTCCATTAGGCAACTACTATCAACCCATAGGTGAAGTAACGACAGACACCACTCTCCCACTTCCCTCTttaaataaagaacaagaggCAAACAAAAGGGATCCTCTTAGGATACCTACGGTTTTTATCTACAGGCAACAACAGGTACTATTGGAATGGATTCACCAGTTGATGATTAACGATTCCAAGGAATTTGAAATCCCAGAGCTTCCAGAttcattgaagaacaaaataaGTCCTTATATGCACAAGAGATTTGATAGCGCAAAACTGGTTGaacttcttcaaatcaAGAAAGTAGACAAATTAAAACTCGCCTCTGAACTAAGAACTGAGCTcgagagagaaaaaatccCAGACTTAGAAACCCTATTAAGGCGCGGCGAACAACACAGTAAGGGGCCGAAACATGAGTAG
- the SPG4 gene encoding Spg4p (Protein required for high temperature survival during stationary phase~similar to YMR107W) yields the protein MGSFWDAFAVYDKKKHADPSVYGGNHNNTGDSRTQVMFSKEYRQPKTHQQENLQSMRRSSIGSQDSSDVEDVKEGRLPAEVEIPKNVDISNMSQGEFLKLYESLRRGEPDNKVNR from the coding sequence ATGGGTAGTTTTTGGGACGCATTCGCAGTATAcgacaagaaaaagcacGCAGATCCAAGTGTGTATGGAGGGAACCATAACAACACAGGAGACAGTAGGACGCAGGTtatgttttcaaaagaatacCGTCAACCTAAGACACATCAGCAGGAGAACTTGCAGAGCATGAGGAGATCTTCTATAGGATCACAAGACAGTTCCGATGTTGAGGACGTTAAGGAAGGGAGATTACCCGCAGAAGTAGAAATACCCAAAAATGTCGACATTTCTAACATGTCTCAAGGTGAATTTCTAAAACTTTACGAAAGTTTGAGGAGGGGGGAACCCGACAATAAAGTAAATAGATGA
- the ILV2 gene encoding acetolactate synthase catalytic subunit (Acetolactate synthase~similar to YMR108W) gives MIRQSTLKNFAIKRCFQQIAYRNTPAMRSVALAQRFYSSSSRYYSASPLPASKRPEPAPSFNVDPLEQAAEPSKLAKKLRPEPDMDTSFVGLTGGQIFNEMMSRQNVDTVFGYPGGAILPVYDAIHNSDKFNFVLPKHEQGAGHMAEGYARASGKPGVVLVTSGPGATNVVTPMADAFADGIPMVVFTGQVPTSAIGTDAFQEADVVGISRSCTKWNVMVKSVEELPLRINEAFEIATSGRPGPVLVDLPKDVTAAILRNPIPTKTTLPSNALNRLTSRAQDEFVMQSINKAADLINLAKKPVLYVGAGILNHADGPRLLKELSDRAQIPVTTTLQGLGSFDQEDPKSLDMLGMHGCATANLAVQNADLIIAVGARFDDRVTGNISKFAPEARRAASEGRGGIIHFEVSPKNINKVVQTQIAVEGDATTNLDKMMPKIFPVKERSEWFGQINKWKKEYPYAYMEETPGSKIKPQTVIKKLSKVANGTGRHVIVTTGVGQHQMWAAQHWTWKNPHTFITSGGLGTMGYGLPAAIGAQVAKPESLVIDIDGDASFNMTLTELSSAVQAGTPVKILILNNEEQGMVTQWQSLFYEHRYSHTHQLNPDFMKLADAMGLKGLRVKKQEELDAKLKEFVSTKGPVLLEVEVDKKVPVLPMVAGGSGLDEFINFDPEVEKQQAELRHKRTGGRH, from the coding sequence ATGATCAGACAATCTACGCTAAAAAACTTCGCTATTAAGCGTTGCTTTCAACAGATCGCATACCGTAACACACCTGCCATGAGGTCAGTAGCTCTCGCGCAACGCTTTTATAGTTCGTCTTCTCGTTATTACAGTGCATCTCCTTTACCAGCCTCTAAAAGACCAGAACCTGCCCCAAGTTTCAATGTTGATCCATTAGAACAGGCAGCTGAACCTTCAAAATTGGCTAAGAAACTGCGCCCTGAGCCTGATATGGATACATCATTCGTCGGTTTAACTGGTGGTCAAATATTCAACGAAATGATGTCCAGACAAAACGTTGACACAGTATTCGGTTATCCAGGCGGTGCTATCTTGCCTGTTTACGATGCCATCCATAACAGTGATAAATTCAACTTCGTTCTTCCAAAACATGAACAAGGTGCCGGCCATATGGCCGAAGGTTATGCCAGAGCTTCTGGTAAGCCAGGTGTTGTTTTGGTGACTTCTGGCCCAGGTGCTACCAATGTCGTTACTCCAATGGCAGATGCCTTCGCAGATGGTATTCCAATGGTCGTTTTTACAGGACAAGTCCCAACTAGTGCTATCGGTACCGATGCCTTCCAAGAAGCTGACGTTGTTGGTATTTCCAGATCTTGTACGAAATGGAATGTCATGGTCAAGTCCGTGGAAGAATTGCCATTGCGTATTAACGaagcttttgaaattgCCACGAGTGGTAGACCGGGTCCAGTCTTGGTTGATTTGCCAAAGGATGTTACTGCAGCTATCTTAAGAAATCcaattccaacaaaaacaacTCTTCCATCAAACGCACTAAACCGATTAACCAGTCGCGCACAGGATGAATTTGTTATGCAAAGTATCAATAAGGCAGCGGACTTAATCAACTTGGCAAAGAAACCTGTCTTATACGTCGGTGCTGGTATTTTAAACCATGCAGATGGTCCAAGACTATTAAAGGAATTAAGTGATCGTGCTCAAATACCTGTCACAACTACTTTACAAGGTCTAGGCTCCTTCGATCAAGAAGATCCAAAATCTTTGGATATGCTTGGTATGCACGGTTGTGCTACTGCCAATTTGGCAGTGCAAAATGCTGATTTGATAATTGCTGTCGGTGCCAGATTCGACGATCGTGTCACCGGTAATATTTCTAAATTTGCACCAGAGGCTCGTCGTGCTGCTTCAGAAGGTAGGGGTGGTATTATTCATTTCGAAGTTAGCCCTAAAAACATAAACAAGGTTGTTCAAACTCAAATAGCGGTGGAAGGTGATGCTACAACTAACCTAGATAAAATGATGCCAAAGATTTTCCCAGTTAAGGAGAGATCGGAATGGTTCGGTCAAATAAACAAATGGAAGAAAGAATACCCATACGCTTACATGGAGGAGACACCAGGATCTAAAATTAAACCACAGACAGtcataaaaaaactatCCAAGGTGGCCAACGGCACAGGGAGACATGTTATTGTCACAACTGGTGTGGGGCAACACCAAATGTGGGCTGCTCAACACTGGACATGGAAGAATCCACATACCTTTATTACATCAGGTGGTTTAGGTACGATGGGTTACGGTCTCCCAGCCGCCATCGGTGCTCAGGTTGCCAAACCAGAATCTTTGGTTATTGACATTGATGGTGACGCATCTTTTAACATGACCCTAACGGAATTGAGTTCTGCCGTTCAAGCCGGTACTCCagtgaaaattttgattttaaacAATGAAGAGCAAGGTATGGTTACCCAATGGCAATCTCTGTTCTACGAACATCGTTATTCCCACACACATCAATTGAACCCTGATTTCATGAAACTAGCGGATGCTATGGGTTTAAAAGGTTTAAGAGTCAAGAAGCAGGAAGAATTGGACGCTAAGTTGAAGGAATTTGTTTCCACCAAGGGCCCAGTCTTGCTTGAAGTGGAAGTTGATAAAAAAGTTCCTGTTTTACCAATGGTTGCAGGTGGTAGCGGTCTAGACGAATTCATAAATTTTGACCCAGAAGTTGAAAAGCAACAAGCTGAATTACGTCATAAGCGTACAGGCGGTAGGCACTAA